From the genome of Oryza glaberrima chromosome 1, OglaRS2, whole genome shotgun sequence:
ggcgagcggcagctCGTCTGTGCCGAGGAGATTAGCGTGGATGACATGGAGATCCTGATGTAATCACGCAGTGACAAAATAGCAAAACACAAAAATTAagattggtattaattggctgATGCAATAataaagttcaaaaaacactgATAAGCAATTGAGAAGATGCTGTGTTGACCATGCTTGCGGCCAGGAACGCCGACGAAGACGATAGCTGTGACCTCAAAACTGACTGAAAGTTCCAGAACCAAACTGGAACTTCCCTTCGATGATTTTTGACTTTCTATTTGGTcatttgtttttataataattaatttctgTAATTAGTTACAGCACTCGTAAAACACTTCCACTATCTGCAACTTACATACTCTCCATAACACGAATTTGACGTTGCTgaaatttcaattttcaaatttattcgCTGCATTCATCGCAGACTTGGCAGTAATTCTGGTATTACATGGCCTGGTTGTGAATGTACTGCAGGTAACATCTGCTCACGTCAAAACCGGTAGACTCTCGAGTGTAGACCAACTCTTCAGAGAGTATGACAACGGCAACAACGCAGTAACTGTAGTTACTCTCGCCAAGAACAGAACAAGTCCAGGCCTCCAGGGCATTCAGAAACGTTGAATAGTTGCACACTtgcactgaaagtctgaaatttACCTGCAGTTCTGTCAGAAAGTCcactatcattttttttcaacccTTTTGAGTTCCTGTGTCTTCCTTTCACACAGTAGTTTAATTCCATAGCCGTTGCTGTGACTGTGAATTAATGAATTACTAATCAATAGGGGGATTAGACGAGTAGTGAGGACAAGTACTGAAACGAACGCGGTTATTGGCACGAAATAAAAAGGCGTTCGTGAGTGAGTGCAGGATTGTGGCGCATCTGAAGTATCTGCTTCTCACTGTCGCAATCTGAATCTCCCTACCTTTGTGCCTGACGCGTTTAGCTTAATCTTGTGCAATACACGTTTGACTAGAAAAGCAAAACATTTTAATGATTTAATCTCTCGGGCAATAGTTGTACTACTTGCCACTTAAGCCTTGCTTGAACAGTCACTTAGAGAGTGAAGTACAGTAAATATCAGTAATCACACACCATGAACACAGGACTGAGCATTATGAAAACTCGGTCAAATGAGCCAAGGCAATTATCTCAATTTCGGATTTTTATGTGGCACATAGAAAATTGATGGAAGCATGTAATTCCAGTAATTATTCACAGCCCACACCGTTCTATCACCAGTAATCCATAATATTTGTTCAAGTAATACAGAGGACAAAGACGACCACATGAAACTACTACTAGGACTGTTCAATTACCCTGGCCAGTGACCGGGCGAGATTATTCCCAATTATGTACAAACCAAGCACGTCAATTGTGCCAAACTATGCTAGCAAGCAAGAATTTTCACGAGCCATCTTCCTTTGGCTTTTGACTCAGTTCTGCGTACTGGCCTCCCATCAGCTTCAATATCTCAGTCCATAGGCAAGAAGGATCTGTTGCAAGGGAGTCGCTTATCAGGCCTGAGCTACAGGAAGTGACATGCCAGTATCCTTGATCAATCTCGCTCAACAACTGGTCGTAATCCCAGGCAGAGTACCCAACATAGAAGTTTAAGTCCTCAGGCTTAACCGCACCACTCTTCAAAAGAGCACTGGCCTTCTCTAGGTCAGTCCTGAAACCGAAGCAGATGCCTGGCGACACCTCTTCAAACCCCTTAATTGGTCTGTCATCGGTAGTCCTCATCAAGAATATGCTCATGTCGACAGGTCCCCCAAAGAAGAGGGAGCAATCACTAAAAGGGGTTGCCTGGTTGCGGAACGATGGGTTCACGTGTTTCATTTTTGTATACAGTGGACGGTTTAGGATGACGCCAAATGGGCCGTCATAGGCATCTCTTGAACCTAATCTTAGGAGGAGAATTACAGTTCTCTCAAACGTACCATTGCCATCAAGCTCTTCAGCAGCAACCAGCACACAACCAGATTCTGGCATTGGAATAGAATGTGCCCACTTCCGAGGAAGACAGTGCACTGGTGCATCCGTAGCTGCTTGTGGTAGAGTATGTGCATCTACTGTTTGCACCTGATTTGAAAACATAACAGAGAATAGGCAGCAATGAGATAGTATTACATAATCAAAAACACCAATTATAGTTATGTAGAGACAGGATATTACTTTGcttatggagaaaaaaaatattttttctagacAGGGCAAAATGGATGTTTTTCAGGACAAGCATAGTGAATACTTGTGAACTATCAATTACACGCTGAAACATCCTGCAGCATTACTTGCAGTGAGAATGTCAAAACAAGGTACATGTGATAATTTCAAAATGTTCCAGCCAATTCACGATAATCTAAAGTAGAATGGAAAGTTGAATCTAGAATAATTATAACATGATGGTGTCACAATGACCATCCGATACAATTTCCTTGTCTTAATTCAGTAATTCTTAAGAGAGCACAGGTTGTCAGATAGATGTTTTCAGAAAGTGTAAAAATAGGTATAAAGCTGAGGTGAACATACAGGGCAACTAAAACTACAGAGATCGACTAGTTGCTTCCTTTCCCATATGGTACCGACAACAAATTATTTCAGAGGTGTTATGTAGTCGTTAGAATAGAGCTAACGCAAGGTGCGAAGCCAGAATCTCGGCAAATTATCTAGCAAGAAAATATTGTAAAGAACAGATGACCTATTATTAACCtcatttacattaaaaaaagtgGATAGCCACAGTTAGATTAAATTAGTTTAAACTGATTGGCCATACCTTTGGAACCACAAAGCTTGCTCTAACGTCTCTCCAATATGACAAGTTACCAGGTACATACATTGTGTCATTGGATTGCAGTTCATTATTTGAAACATCTCCACTGGGAGCAGACGCATCACCTTTTCCTGTACGTAGAAATTATCGATTTGGTCATTTGGTGAGACCTACGACTAGTTAATCAATCAAGTTCATGAATTATGTTTTCCACAAAAAACACATGTATCTTATGAGGAttgaaagaaatatatattatttttaataacacAATGAAAGAAACTGCCACGGTGCCACCACCACATAACTCAAAAGTTATCCATTTGCATTACATAAAGCTCGCATCCAATGATCCACTTTACATTGTCTTTTTATACTAATACTAAGAAAATAAGAAATGCCAAACACATGTAATATGCTAATTTAGCAGTGTAAGCTAGAATACAAAACAAGCAATCAGAAACcttcagagaaaaaaatcatataaataatCAGATTTCGATCATTTCTACGACCAAATAAGCATAGCATACCATTTTACACCAATTGCACCATACTTGCACCAGAAACATTTCAATCTCCAAAGATATCCCAATCGTAAATACGTCGAGTTCGTTCATTACCAGCACAAAATTTACCCCCAAACGTCATGAAACATTACGGCTAAGAAATCCACTGAAATACATAATAAACCCCAATCTCGATCCCATGTCTAGTAAGTGTTCTAAGTTCTAACGCAACCATTTTCATGACTCAATTTGAACAACTTCCAACGAAGAAACCTCACCCCCCCTGCGCCGATCACTCCAACCCGCATCGAATCTACAAAGGTTTGACCGCTTCCCACACAAAGACCCCCCAACCTTCACCATCCCAATCGCGCAAGTACGCACAAACCGGAAGCACCATCTGTTTCAATCGACCGAGAGAACctaccggaggaggaggaggacgccgcctTGTTCTTCTtgggctcgtcgccgccgccctcgtcgcggCCGCCCTTGCTCTTCCTCCCTGACGCGCTGACCGCCAGCTTGGGCCACCGCTCCGCTGGCTGACGACGCCTCCACGAGCACCACCTCCCGGGCCCCGCGGCCAGCGagccggcctcgccggcggcggcgagcggcggcggggtgcgccTCGCCGGGAGGCAGGAGGACCCACCGCTGTTTGGggtgagggcccacatgtcggtggccGCGAGGGGGGTTGGTGGCTCGGCCTTCGGGTCGGAATGGAAAAAATAAGAtcggaagaggggagagagagagtgtgggTGGGGGTGGTCGCTGTGGGGCCCAGAGTGGGGCCCGGAGGGCAGGGAGAGCGGTTGGTTATGGTTCGGTGGCGCTTTGAGCGGGTTACGTGTCTCCAACTAAATTTGGGGCGAATTCGTTCTCTGTTCGATCGGATTCAAAAATCACGCTCTACTTAAATTAATTAACGAGAGCTATCTGGCTGCATGTGCTCACCAACGGTGGTTCGTGGAAATTTTAAAATCGTGATTCAATTCGTGGAATATgaatttgtagtactaggaaagaatatatcacatctcgTGATAGATTAATTTATTCTGAAATggatctaatactccctccgtttcaaaatgtttgacaccgttgactttttagcacatgtttgactgttcgtcttattcaaaaacttttgtgaaatatgtaaaattatatgcctacataaaaatatatttaacaatgaatcaaatgataggaaaaaaattaataactatttaaattttttgaataagacgaacggtgaaacatgtgctaaaaagtcaacggcgttaaacattttaaaacggaggtagtattaccTATCCTTCAATTGTTTTTAAGCATACTAGATTTTAGCTGGAAGCCTAACATGCAACCAATATATATGCTAATCAACCATACAAATTAAGCATAAAGCACCTCATAGGTCATCCTCCCTCgtgtcaaaaatatttttcagacATATGAAGTAGTTTTctttaataagacaaataatcAAACAACATGTGAAAAAATTAACATTATGGTATATTTAAAAAGAGAGGTAGTAAATGCgagttttttcttaaaaaaagcaTTTCCTATTgctttatgtatatatttatttgtggaTTAAATGGAAATTTTGGGGTAAATTTATAACAAGGAAACAAAAACTATATGTGATAAACATTAAGGGATAAATATTGGGTTTGTTGGTTCAATGAACATTTGGACCTAAATTTATAAACAGGGGAAAAAACTACATGTTATTTACCTTTTGGGGGTAAACattgattaaaaaattaaaataaacttaacagAATTATTGGGGTAAACATTGATGCAAAATGCAAAATAAACTTGGGGGTAAACATTGATGCAAAATGCAAAATATTGTCATTTAGCTTTTGGGGATAAACAtcgattaaaaaataaaataaacttaacaaaattttgGGGTAAACATTGATGCAAAATGCAAAATAAACTTCACAGAATTAATTGTGGAATAAAACATTGATGCAAAATGCCAAATAAACTTGGGGTAAACAtagatgaaaaaacaaaataaacttgGGGTAACATTGATGCAAAATGCAAAATAAACTTCACTGAATTAATTGTGGAATAAAAAATGGTCCCGGCGGGGCTCGAACCCGCGACCTTCGGCTCATAAGACCAACGCTCTAACCGACTGAGCTACGGGACCGAAACAGCTAATGGGAATTTACATTTTATTTATATACACATAAGATCTCCATTGTATAGCAGGTTGACCGGCCAAAGGGAGGCATCACATGccgttgtaagttgtaacagcATTACCTCGGTGTACATTTTCCCCATATTGTATTGTTGTGCTTTCAAGATCTACACATGCTTTGATTTATCGTAGTACTACCTTCATTTCTTAATATATGATGCTCAGGGCCGGTCCAATGATTTTGAGGGCCCTAGATGAATTCATCGCGATGAACCCTCTaagctatatataaaattttatgatatatatagacGCTAATTTTACTTGTaaaacgaaaacaaatacatccatatattaaatttaacatgtctgataattatcaagaaataaagtcgaccaaaataacaatatatttgtaacttGGAACTAATATCATTATTTATTAACTTTATGAAGAATAGAACCCCATCATATTCATTGCTTCCTATGAAAAGAGACTTCTTCGGGCATTTCTTGACATAACGGTATTAAGATCAATATTGTCCAAGATATCCTTCTCGGTTGAGCACATAGCCAAGCCATTTAACCTTTCTTGCGACATAGTTGATCTTAAATAGTTCTTCAACAACTTCAATTTTGAGAAACTTCTTTCAGCTGAAGTTACTGTCACAAGTACGGTTAAGAGAGTTCGATaggcaactgaaacatttggaTAGAAATCTGCATCTCGAAGAATCTGGCAAACTCACTTGCAACACCTTTAATTCcaaataaaaatcattgatcTCAACATTGGATGAGGTACTATACTACTATTATTAGGTgttgcaccccccccccccacacccaTTATGGCCCCCCCACCATCATGGGCCCCGGCGGTCGCCTCGGCTGCATAgggccagggccggccctgatgatgttgtcaattttttttaatgtttactattcatcttattattcaaattttttatgtaaatataaaaatttaagttaTACTTTAAGAACATctaatgataaatcaaatcactaTCAAATGAATAATAATTacgtatattttttaataagacgaactgACCAACATACTCACTACTCAAAGCAAACACGTTCACATCTGAATCTTGCTGGTATTTTACATTGTTAATTAGCATCATTTCCTTGGTCCTCAACGCAAACACTTTCACATCTTCCCATCATCCCTAGTCATAAGACTCATAACATTCATATCACTGTCTCAATCTTCTTGCCATTGCATTGCTTTATGCCTATTATGAACATGTTGGCGGTGCATATTGATATCATGCAGCGGACTATTCATGTATCTCTCACTCATTGTTTTCAGTTCTTTCAGAAAATTAGCAAAGCAGTGCCGCTCCTATAATCAAAGGAATTCCATTATGCCATTCATTTAGCTGAAAGAAGTCATGCATCTATTCTCTGAAAATTGGCATTTATCGAGGTGTACCCCTTCGCTTGAGGcactctttgtttaggcttaaacttattggcttagacttttaagtcaacttattggcttatatgatttataagccggtggatttaatgtcctaagtttaatgGTGGAGTCATGCATCTActtcatataagccaaaaaagcttttCTAACTTAGCTTTT
Proteins encoded in this window:
- the LOC127762660 gene encoding uncharacterized protein LOC127762660, translated to MWALTPNSGGSSCLPARRTPPPLAAAGEAGSLAAGPGRWCSWRRRQPAERWPKLAVSASGRKSKGGRDEGGGDEPKKNKAASSSSSGKGDASAPSGDVSNNELQSNDTMYVPGNLSYWRDVRASFVVPKVQTVDAHTLPQAATDAPVHCLPRKWAHSIPMPESGCVLVAAEELDGNGTFERTVILLLRLGSRDAYDGPFGVILNRPLYTKMKHVNPSFRNQATPFSDCSLFFGGPVDMSIFLMRTTDDRPIKGFEEVSPGICFGFRTDLEKASALLKSGAVKPEDLNFYVGYSAWDYDQLLSEIDQGYWHVTSCSSGLISDSLATDPSCLWTEILKLMGGQYAELSQKPKEDGS